Proteins from a single region of Stutzerimonas stutzeri:
- the arcD gene encoding arginine-ornithine antiporter: MATASKQLKLSALIALVVGSMIGGGIFSLPQNMAASASAGAILIGWAITAVGMLSLAFVFQTLANRKPELDAGVYAYAKAGFGDYMGFSSAWGYWISAWIGNVSYFVLLFSTLGYFFPIFGEGNTLPAVIGASLVLWGVHLLVLRGIQQAAFINLISTIAKIVPLLLFIVITAVAFRLEVFTADFWGRGNIELGSVMEQVRNMMLVTVWVFIGIEGASVYSARAERRSDVGKATVIGFIGVLALLVLVNVLSMGIMSQAELAGLKNPSMAGVLEQVVGRWGAILISVGLVVSLAGALLSWTLLCAEILFASARDDTMPRFLRKENANHVPANALWLSNGLIQLFLIITLFSASTYLSLLYLATSMILVPYFWSAAYALLLGVRGEGYESAPGERRKDLLTAVIATLYAVWLVYAGGIQYVLLSALLYAPGALLFAKAKRELGQPVFTSLEKLIFAAVLIGAAIAAYGLYDGFLSL, from the coding sequence ATGGCCACGGCCTCGAAACAACTGAAACTCAGCGCACTGATTGCACTAGTAGTGGGATCGATGATCGGCGGCGGGATCTTTTCCCTGCCGCAGAACATGGCGGCTAGCGCCAGCGCCGGTGCAATCCTGATCGGCTGGGCAATTACCGCGGTCGGTATGCTCAGCCTGGCCTTCGTCTTCCAGACCCTTGCCAACCGCAAGCCGGAACTTGATGCCGGTGTCTATGCCTACGCCAAGGCGGGCTTTGGCGACTACATGGGCTTTTCGTCCGCCTGGGGTTACTGGATCAGCGCCTGGATCGGCAACGTCAGCTACTTCGTCCTGCTCTTTAGTACGCTCGGCTATTTCTTCCCGATATTCGGAGAGGGCAATACCTTGCCAGCGGTGATCGGCGCCTCGCTGGTCCTGTGGGGCGTACACCTGCTGGTTCTACGCGGCATCCAGCAGGCGGCGTTCATCAACCTGATCAGCACCATCGCCAAGATCGTGCCTCTGTTGCTCTTTATCGTCATCACCGCCGTGGCGTTTCGTCTGGAAGTGTTCACCGCCGACTTCTGGGGACGCGGCAACATTGAGCTTGGCAGCGTCATGGAGCAGGTGCGCAACATGATGCTGGTGACAGTGTGGGTGTTCATCGGCATCGAGGGCGCCAGCGTCTATTCGGCACGTGCCGAGCGACGCAGCGACGTCGGTAAAGCCACGGTGATCGGATTCATCGGCGTGCTTGCACTGCTTGTATTGGTTAACGTCCTGTCGATGGGCATCATGAGCCAGGCCGAACTGGCCGGCCTGAAGAACCCATCCATGGCTGGCGTTCTGGAACAAGTGGTAGGGCGCTGGGGCGCAATCCTGATCAGCGTCGGGCTCGTGGTTTCACTGGCCGGTGCTCTGCTGTCCTGGACTCTGCTCTGTGCCGAGATCCTCTTCGCCAGCGCGCGCGATGACACCATGCCCCGCTTCCTGCGCAAGGAGAATGCCAATCACGTTCCGGCCAACGCGCTGTGGCTCTCCAACGGGCTGATCCAGCTGTTCCTGATCATCACGCTATTCAGCGCCTCGACCTACCTGAGCCTGCTGTACCTAGCCACCTCGATGATCCTGGTGCCCTATTTCTGGTCAGCTGCCTATGCACTGCTACTCGGTGTGCGTGGCGAAGGCTACGAGAGTGCACCCGGTGAGCGGCGCAAGGACCTGCTCACAGCCGTGATCGCAACGCTATATGCGGTATGGCTGGTCTATGCCGGTGGCATCCAGTACGTATTGCTGTCCGCACTGCTCTACGCCCCGGGTGCCCTGTTGTTCGCCAAGGCCAAACGTGAACTCGGGCAGCCGGTGTTCACCTCGCTGGAGAAACTGATTTTCGCCGCAGTACTGATCGGTGCGGCGATCGCCGCCTACGGGCTGTACGACGGATTCCTCTCTCTCTGA
- a CDS encoding DUF5064 family protein: protein MFRSGHAVVSRPASKAFSGYHLVLDYHVEGAEQKPEWACFHLHGTVDRTPIDELFRMHRDVACNFLQRVRQSLRKHGAALHSDVLFAFHADYDPMFKDLRQQLHCEPGEPIDLDRFLREG from the coding sequence GTGTTCAGATCCGGTCATGCAGTGGTCAGTCGGCCCGCGTCGAAGGCCTTTTCCGGTTATCACCTCGTTCTCGACTATCACGTCGAGGGCGCGGAGCAGAAACCGGAGTGGGCATGCTTTCATTTGCACGGCACGGTCGATCGGACGCCGATCGACGAGCTGTTTCGCATGCATCGGGACGTAGCCTGCAATTTCCTGCAGCGTGTTCGTCAATCCCTGCGCAAGCACGGTGCAGCCCTGCACTCGGACGTCCTGTTCGCCTTTCATGCCGACTATGATCCTATGTTCAAGGATCTGCGCCAGCAGCTGCATTGCGAGCCTGGCGAGCCGATCGATCTTGACCGCTTTTTGCGTGAAGGCTGA
- a CDS encoding DUF3392 domain-containing protein encodes MDLLLDLIVTLSRWSRSHLSDISLALMATLFVLFGPAINTWVKGAVSSLNFFFRTLIFVLVCAVGYGLAIVFLTPWMTQGLAHLNNYSLAPVLLLIFFLVGVIADRN; translated from the coding sequence ATGGATTTGCTACTCGACCTGATCGTTACACTCTCGCGCTGGAGCCGCAGCCACCTTTCCGATATTTCACTGGCGCTCATGGCCACACTCTTCGTCCTCTTCGGCCCGGCAATCAATACCTGGGTAAAGGGCGCTGTCAGCAGCCTTAACTTCTTTTTCCGCACACTGATCTTCGTACTGGTCTGCGCGGTGGGCTACGGCCTGGCCATCGTTTTCCTGACGCCGTGGATGACCCAGGGCCTGGCCCATCTGAACAACTACAGCCTGGCACCAGTACTGCTGCTGATCTTCTTCCTCGTCGGTGTAATCGCCGATCGCAACTAG